A single window of Liolophura sinensis isolate JHLJ2023 chromosome 6, CUHK_Ljap_v2, whole genome shotgun sequence DNA harbors:
- the LOC135467209 gene encoding UDP-GalNAc:beta-1,3-N-acetylgalactosaminyltransferase 1-like produces the protein MFKYRYKLKIAFLMGTTKDKKGAMLVNQESLKYGDIVQGDFLDTYRNLTNKGVMGFRWVTKYCPHAQMVLKIDDDIFVNIFKIIGYYFPMYKRRKNLIMCNTVFPGHVQRRHSRWTVQSDDFRGRKFYPRYCSGFAVLMGTDTIRAFYQAAHITPMFWVDDVYLFGLLPNMAKITHRVLNRNVSLFTEQCEKSYKTEDPYLVACTASQTTQFMFYWKRSLKTLRSPIRQMVNDDVIAKALASGDGM, from the coding sequence ATGTTTAAATACAGATACAAGCTAAAGATTGCATTTCTTATGGGAACGACGAAAGACAAGAAAGGTGCAATGTTGGTGAATCAGGAGAGCCTGAAATATGGAGATATTGTTCAGGGAGACTTCCTGGATACCTACCGGAACCTTACCAACAAGGGGGTCATGGGCTTCCGGTGGGTCACCAAATACTGTCCACATGCGCAGATGGTTTTAAAAATCGACGATGATATCtttgtcaatatttttaaaataataggATACTACTTTCCTATgtacaaaagaagaaaaaacttgATAATGTGTAACACAGTTTTCCCGGGTCACGTTCAGCGGCGCCATTCTCGCTGGACCGTACAAAGTGACGACTTCCGGGGACGAAAGTTTTACCCTAGATACTGTAGCGGCTTTGCTGTGCTGATGGGTACGGATACGATTCGTGCCTTTTACCAGGCTGCCCACATTACTCCTATGTTCTGGGTGGACGACGTGTACTTGTTTGGACTGCTGCCTAACATGGCAAAAATTACTCATCGTGTCCTGAATCGTAATGTGAGTTTGTTTACAGAACAATGTGAGAAGTCATACAAGACCGAGGACCCATATCTCGTTGCTTGCACTGCGTCTCAAACAACGCAGTTCATGTTTTACTGGAAACGAAGTCTGAAAACGCTTAGGTCACCAATCAGACAGATGGTAAACGATGACGTCATCGCTAAGGCATTGGCTTCTGGAGATGGCATGTAA